CCGTCGCCCCGCCCGGCGGAACCGCGCCAGTCCAGGCAGACGACGACCGCGTCGTCGCGCAGGTCGGCGTCCGCGTGCCAGGCGTGCAGTTCGCGCATCACCGTACCAACCGCTTCCGCCGGCGGTTGCAGCCGCGTGGACCGCATCGCCCGCGCCATCGTCCGCTCGCCGTACGCCCCGCGGTCACCGGGGTCGGCGGCCCACACCCCGTCGCTGACCACGAAGAGCCGGTCCCCCGGTTCCAGCTCGAACTCCTGGACGTCGTAGCGGGCCTCGGCGAACATGCCCAGCGGCAGCTGCTGCTCCAGCTGGATGGGGGTCACCGTGCCGCCGCGCACCCGCAGAAGGTGCGGGGATCCGGCGTCCACCGCCCGCACCCGGCCCGTGACGGTGTCCAGTTCGAGCAGCAGCGTGGCCACGTACCGGCGACCGCGGTGCTGGTAGAAGACCGTGTCGGAGGCCAACTCGGCCTGCTCGACGAGGCTGCCTCCGGAGCGCCGGGCGTTGCGCAGCGCGTTCACGGTCACGGCGGTCAGCAGCGCCGCCGCCAGCCCGATGCCGGCGCCGTTGAGCACCGTCACGGTGAGCCGGTCGTCGTCCACGGACCAGTCGAAGTGGTCACCACCGACCGTGTACGCCGGCTCCAGCTGGCCGGCGAGCTCGAACGCCGCGTGGCTCACGCCGCGTCCCGGCAGCAGTTCCCACTGCATCTCGGCGGCCATGCTGAGCCGCTCCCGCCGGCGGACCCGGCGGTAGCGGTCGGTCTCCCGGTCCGCCGCGCGCAGCACGACCGCCAACTCACCGGCGATGTCCACGGCCCGCTCGACGACGTCCGGGTCGGGCGGAGCGGGCAGCTCGACCAGGAGCACGCCCAGCCGCTCCCCCCACACCGACAGCGGCAGGTAGAGCCGGCACCGGCCCTCGTCGTCGGCGTCGGTCATCGGCTGCTGGCTGCTGAAGCAGCGCTGCGCCGCGTCGTGACAGGCGAGGAAGCCGCCGTCGGAGAGGTCCGCGTCGAGCACCGGCCAGAGCCCGGTGATCCGGTAGTCGGCGATGAACACGTCCGTACGCGAGGCGCCCAGGACGGACCGGATGGCCCGGTCCGCCGCCTCCACCACCTGGTCGGGCGGGGCCGCACGAAGCGCACGCGAGACCTGGCCCGGTGCCTCCAACATGATCATCCTCCGGAAGCTTGCCGTAGGGCAAGCATCATACGGAGGCCCCTCCCCCGCCCTCCGGGCGGGCGGGCGCACGGCAGGGGCCCGGCCGCCGCACCCCGGGTGAGCACGGACGCACGGTGCGGCAGCCCCACGTCGCCTCGGGCGGCGCCGGCGCGGCGACCGAGGGCTGCGGCGGCGACCGGGCGCTCGGGAGGCGGCCGGTTGCCGCGGCAGCGGCCGGGGCTCGGGCGTCGGCGGGGTGCTGCGGTGGTGCCGGTCAGGCCGGCGAGCGGACGGCGAGCCCGCCGTGGAAGGCGTCCGGCAGCTGGGCCGGCGGGCCGTCCGGACGCCACCGGGCGATCGGGACGATGCCGTCCTCGGTGGGCGTCCAGCGGCCCAGCAGCGGCACGAACGCGGCCGGCGGGCGCATCCGGAACGCCGGGCCCATCATCGCGAGGGCCTCCGGGAAGCCGGCCAGTTCCTCCGTGTCGAAGTCGACGGCGAGCAGGCTGCCGGGCGCGGTGGCCTCGTGGAGCTCGTCGAGGGTGCGGGCCAGCGTCTCGTCGTCGAGGAACGCGGCCAGACCGAGGAAGACCACGCCGACCGGTCTCCTCCCCCACCCCGGCACGAACCGGTGCAGCTGGGCGCGGTCGACCGTGCCGATGTCAGTGGCGTCGCCGTAGCCGTAGCCGGCCCGGTCGCTGCCGGCCAGCAGGCGCTGACCGAGGCGGATGGTGACCGGGTCGACGTCGGTGTAGAGAACGGTGGCCTCCGGGGCGGCCTCGTGCACGTTGCCCATCGTGGGCACCCCGGCGCCGAAGACGAGGAAGCTGTCCACCCCCCGGGCGGTCATCGCCCGGACCGCCCGGCCGAGAAAGGCGCGCAGCTCGCGGAAGACCGGCGCGCACGGCCCGTACGCCCGCTCGAAGTCGCGGGCGGCCGCCACGTCGACCGGGTAGTGGTGCTCCCCGCCGAGCCAGAAGTCGATCATCCGCGCGGTGCTCGGCTGGTCCGGCTCAACCATCGACGACGCTCCCTCCCCGGTGGGCGTGGACAGCGTACCCACCGGTCGGGCTGCGCGGTATCGGCCCGCCGACAGGTTCCCGGCCGCGATACTGGCCGGGAACCGGCGGGAGGTGGGCGGTGAACTCGGCGAACGGCGCGGCGGTGGTCGTCGGCGTGGACGGCTCGGACTCGGCGCTGCGCGCCGTGCGGCTCGCCGCCGTCGAGGCCGCCCGCCGGCACCGGCCGCTGCGGATCGTGCACGCCTTCATCTGGCCCCTGCTGCGCGTGCCGGTCGACCCCCCCGCCGCCGGCCCGCCCGGTGCCGGCCTGCGGCACCAGGCGGAGCAGGTTGTCGCCGCCGCCACGGACGAGGCCGAGGCGACGGTTCCCGGGCTGCGGATCTCCGGCGAGATCATCGACGGCGAGGCCGCCGCGGTGCTGCTCGGCGAGTCGCCGGCCGCCGCGATGATCGTGCTCGGCGACCGGGGGCTCGGCGGCTTCTCCGCCCTGGTGGTCGGGTCCGTCGCGGTGCAGGTCGCCGCGTATGCCGACTGTCCCGTGCTGGTCGCCCGGGGCACCGACCACCCCGACGGGCCCGTGGTCGTCGGCGTGGACGGCTCCGAGACGGCCCGGCTCGCCGCGGAGTTCGCCGTGGAGGAGGCGTCGGTACGCGGCGCGGCGCTGGTCGCGGTGCACGCCTACCGGCATCCGACCTCCACCGGCCCCGGGGACATGCGACCACTGGTGTACGACGACACCGAGCTGCGTTCCGAGGAGGAGCGGGTGGTCGCCGAGTCGCTGGCGGGGCTCACCCAGCGGTGGCCGGACGTGCCGGTCAGCCGGGAGACCACGCGGGGCCGCCCCACCACCGTGCTCGCCGAGGCGTCCCGGCGGGCCCAACTGCTGGTGGTCGGCCGGCAGGGGCGCGGGGAGCTGACCGGGCTGCTGCTGGGCTCGGTGAGCCAGTCGCTGCTGCACCACGCCGACTGCCCGGTCGCGGTGATCCGCGCGCCACGCTGAACGGGGCGCCGTGCCTCATGGCGATTCACCCAGGGGCGTGGCGGCGCCCGCGCCTCGGCCGGGGCGCGTCGCACTGCCTGGTGTTGGTTCCGCGGATGACTGGCGGCTAGGGCCAGCCGCCCGCCGCGGCCCGGGTGACGTCTCAGCGCCAATCTGGCACTGGCGCCGACAGGTTTGTTGTGGAAACCTATTGGCATGACTACTGAGTCGATATCCGCCGGCGGCGATCCCCGCCGGCTGCTGTCCGAGGTTCGCTCCCTGGCGCACCGGGTACGTCTCGACCAACGGATGACCTGGGTCGCGCTGCTTGTGCTGGCCGGCGTGACGTTCGTCGGGATCCCGTTCGACTGGCTCGGCATGACGGTGCACTGTCACCCCGACACCAGCTGCGAATTCGCCCGGCGGGGCGTGCTGTACTACTGGCCGCCGGCGCTCCTGCTCGCCTACGCGGCGATCGCCGTCTCCTATGTGCGGGCTGCCCGGGCACGCGGGCTGGGTGCCCGGGTCTTGCCGTACGTGATCGCTGGCGCCGCGACGACCGTCGTGTTCACCACCGCTTGGGTAGCCGCGGCCCTGTATTTTCCGAGCCACCCGGAGTCGATGCAGCGACTCTCGTACTGGTGGCTGGTGCTGGACCGGCTGGTCTCACCCTGGAGCATGATCGGTATCGCGCTGGTGGTGCTGGCCCGGATCGAGCGCAACATCGGGCTGCTGCTGTTCACCCTCGCCTACCTGGCCCTGGTGCTGCTGGTGCTGCCGATGAACGAGGGCTGGGGACTGGCAGGCTGGGGAATTCAGGCCCGATTCGCGGTGCCGCAAGCCATCAGCGGCGCGGTGCTGCTGCTCGGCGCGGTCGGGTTCTTCACGTCGGCCCGCAGGCGGCAGCGGTGACAGCCGCGCCCGGCACCCCGGGCCCGGATGCCGGGCACCCGGTCACCGGGCTGGACGAGGTGGTGCACCAGCGGGCACGGCTGGGCATCCTGACCATCGCGCACGAGGCCCACCGGGTCGAGTTCGGCTACCTTCGCACCCACCTCGAGCTGACCGCCGGCAACCTCTCCAAGCACCTCAGCGTGCTGGAATCGGCCGGCCTGATCGAGGTCGAGAAGGGCTACGAGGGCCGGCGCGGCCGCACCTGGATCACCCTCACCGCCGCCGGCACCACCGCGCTCGCCAACGAGATCGGGCGACTCAAGCAGCTCATCGCCCGCGTCGAGACGACCAACGGGCAGTAGCGACGACCGTCGGCCGACCAGCCATCCCCGTCACCCCGGCGCACGGCATCAACAGCGACAGGGCATCCCCAGCCCGGCGCGATTCCTCGACCGGCTTGTTGCCGGTTTCCGGCGTACTCCGGTCGGCCCCCTCCGGGCGCCCACGCCGGACCGGGCGCCCCCGCGCGCCGCGCCGAACGGGCGCTGCGGCGAACCGGTCGCGGGGTTGGTCCCCGCGCAGACGGGTAGACGACCGCGGTACGCCAACGGCGACGACGACCGGAGGAGGCAGTGATGCCAGGACCACGGCCGGGCAGCAACGCGTACGACAAGCAGCGGGCACGCATCCGGAACGCGATCGACGATTCGGGACGGCGGGTGCCGGACGACAAGGCCAACGACGTGGCCAACCGGATCCTGCAGTCCGACCGCGGGCAGCGGGGGGTCGTCCGCGGCGAGCGGGCCTACGGCCCCAAGGGCGAGCGCGAACCTGGCGACCCGAAGTGAAGGCGACGAACCTGGCCGACGGGGCGATCGCCGGCGCGGTCGGCAGCACCGCCCTGAACGTGGTCAGCTACCTCGACATGGTGCTCCGGGCGCGGCCGGCGAGCAGCACCCCGGAGGAGAGCGCCGGGCGGGTGGCCCAGGTGGCGCACGTGGACCTGGGGCCCGAGGACCGGGCGGCGAACCGCCGCTCGGGCCTCGGGCCCCTGCTCGGCTACGGGATCGGCGTCGCCGCGGGAGTCGGGTACGCCCTGCTCGCCCGGGGCCGGCGGATGCCGCTGCCGCTGGCCGCCGGGGTGCTCGGCGGCGGTGTGATGACGATGTCCGACGGGTCCATGACCCTGCTGGGGGTGACCGATCCGCGCACGT
The nucleotide sequence above comes from Micromonospora sp. M71_S20. Encoded proteins:
- a CDS encoding transcriptional regulator, giving the protein MTAAPGTPGPDAGHPVTGLDEVVHQRARLGILTIAHEAHRVEFGYLRTHLELTAGNLSKHLSVLESAGLIEVEKGYEGRRGRTWITLTAAGTTALANEIGRLKQLIARVETTNGQ
- a CDS encoding PP2C family protein-serine/threonine phosphatase — protein: MLEAPGQVSRALRAAPPDQVVEAADRAIRSVLGASRTDVFIADYRITGLWPVLDADLSDGGFLACHDAAQRCFSSQQPMTDADDEGRCRLYLPLSVWGERLGVLLVELPAPPDPDVVERAVDIAGELAVVLRAADRETDRYRRVRRRERLSMAAEMQWELLPGRGVSHAAFELAGQLEPAYTVGGDHFDWSVDDDRLTVTVLNGAGIGLAAALLTAVTVNALRNARRSGGSLVEQAELASDTVFYQHRGRRYVATLLLELDTVTGRVRAVDAGSPHLLRVRGGTVTPIQLEQQLPLGMFAEARYDVQEFELEPGDRLFVVSDGVWAADPGDRGAYGERTMARAMRSTRLQPPAEAVGTVMRELHAWHADADLRDDAVVVCLDWRGSAGRGDG
- a CDS encoding phosphatidylethanolamine-binding protein; the protein is MPGPRPGSNAYDKQRARIRNAIDDSGRRVPDDKANDVANRILQSDRGQRGVVRGERAYGPKGEREPGDPK
- a CDS encoding SAM-dependent methyltransferase — protein: MVEPDQPSTARMIDFWLGGEHHYPVDVAAARDFERAYGPCAPVFRELRAFLGRAVRAMTARGVDSFLVFGAGVPTMGNVHEAAPEATVLYTDVDPVTIRLGQRLLAGSDRAGYGYGDATDIGTVDRAQLHRFVPGWGRRPVGVVFLGLAAFLDDETLARTLDELHEATAPGSLLAVDFDTEELAGFPEALAMMGPAFRMRPPAAFVPLLGRWTPTEDGIVPIARWRPDGPPAQLPDAFHGGLAVRSPA
- a CDS encoding universal stress protein; amino-acid sequence: MNSANGAAVVVGVDGSDSALRAVRLAAVEAARRHRPLRIVHAFIWPLLRVPVDPPAAGPPGAGLRHQAEQVVAAATDEAEATVPGLRISGEIIDGEAAAVLLGESPAAAMIVLGDRGLGGFSALVVGSVAVQVAAYADCPVLVARGTDHPDGPVVVGVDGSETARLAAEFAVEEASVRGAALVAVHAYRHPTSTGPGDMRPLVYDDTELRSEEERVVAESLAGLTQRWPDVPVSRETTRGRPTTVLAEASRRAQLLVVGRQGRGELTGLLLGSVSQSLLHHADCPVAVIRAPR